TAGCGGCGTGCCGGCGCGGGGCTGGCATGAGGCCGGAGGCGGGGCCGCGCGGGAAATCCGCAGAATGCAGCGACCATGGGCAGAGCGGCGGGCGGACGGGGAAGGTGATCGCCCGTACACTACCCGCGGGATGCCGCCCCCCGCCAGAAGGCCCCTCGTCGCGCAGCAATTCAGGTCGCGGGCGCTTTCGGTGCTCCCGCCCGAGAGTCGCAGACCCGCGCCTGGTGCTCCCGCGAGATCACCGCCCCCATCTGGACCTCGGGATCGCGGTCGGCTGGGCCAACCCTGAGCTTTGCGACGACGTCCACGAGCGCGGGCAGCACCGTGTCGGCCGCCCGGCCGATCGCCACGGCGGTGGAGCCGGCCATGCACCGCTCGCCCGCGCAGCCGAAGGCCGCCTCCATGACGCCGGTGGCGGTGGGCGCGATGTCGGCGTCGGGCATGACGAGCACGAAGTTCTTGGCGCCGCCGGCCGCCCGCACCCGCTTGCCATGCTTCGTGCCGACCTCGTGGACATACTTCGCGATCGGCGTCGAGCCGACGAACGACACGGCCTTGATGCCGGGGTGCACGAGGATCGCATCGACGGCCGCGCGGCCACCGTGGACGACGTTCAGCACACCCGGCGGCAGGCCGGCCTGGCAGGCGAGCTGG
The Planctomycetota bacterium genome window above contains:
- a CDS encoding aldehyde dehydrogenase family protein; this translates as MTDAGPTAVWPSVTTEHGKTLAEARGDVRRGLENIEYACGGPSLLMGESLENVARGIDCDAIRQPLGVVAGITPFNFPAIVPLWMWPLAIAYGNAFVLKPSEKVPLTTIRIAQLACQAGLPPGVLNVVHGGRAAVDAILVHPGIKAVSFVGSTPIAKYVHEVGTKHGKRVRAAGGAKNFVLVMPDADIAPTATGVMEAAFGCAGERCMAGSTAVAIGRAADTVLPALVDVVAKLRVGPADRDPEVQMGAVISREHQARVCDSRAGAPKAPAT